A genome region from Microbacterium terricola includes the following:
- a CDS encoding cytochrome c biogenesis CcdA family protein, with protein MNAGAIVADGALWLALPIALVAGLVSFLSPCVLPLVPGYLGYIGAAVAPRPARVVAAGRAAGSGAEPTTVAGEAPVADRASVADRSSVAEPVEASRGRLLGGVLLFIAGFTVVFMAVNIFGGAAGKFFIEYTDLLTRIFGVVIIVLGLVFIGVFGFAQRTLHPQVRGNIGLIGAPLLGLALGIGWAPCIGPTLTAILSISWGFGDPVRAGLLGLAYSLGLGIPFILLTLGFGWATRSVSFLRRHIRVVNLIGGGMLVVLGILMVSGVWTSLMVQLQGVLPSVELPL; from the coding sequence GTGAACGCGGGCGCCATCGTCGCGGACGGCGCGCTGTGGCTCGCGCTGCCCATCGCGCTCGTCGCGGGTCTGGTGTCGTTCCTCTCGCCGTGCGTGCTTCCGCTCGTGCCCGGGTACCTGGGCTACATCGGCGCCGCGGTCGCTCCGCGGCCGGCGCGGGTCGTCGCGGCGGGCCGGGCGGCCGGGTCGGGCGCCGAGCCCACGACGGTCGCCGGCGAGGCACCGGTCGCCGATCGGGCCTCGGTCGCTGACCGGTCCTCGGTCGCTGAGCCTGTCGAAGCGAGCCGCGGCCGCCTGCTCGGCGGCGTCCTGCTGTTCATCGCGGGCTTCACTGTCGTCTTCATGGCGGTCAACATCTTCGGCGGTGCTGCCGGCAAGTTCTTCATCGAGTACACCGACCTGCTCACGCGCATCTTCGGCGTCGTGATCATCGTGCTGGGCCTCGTCTTCATCGGCGTGTTCGGTTTCGCGCAGCGCACCCTCCACCCGCAGGTCCGCGGCAACATCGGGCTCATCGGCGCGCCGCTGCTCGGCCTCGCACTGGGCATCGGCTGGGCGCCGTGCATCGGCCCGACGCTGACGGCGATCCTGTCGATCTCATGGGGCTTCGGCGACCCCGTGCGCGCCGGACTCCTGGGCCTCGCGTACTCGCTGGGCCTCGGCATCCCGTTCATCCTCCTCACGCTCGGCTTCGGCTGGGCGACTCGCTCGGTCTCCTTCCTGCGCCGGCACATCCGCGTGGTGAACCTCATCGGCGGCGGGATGCTGGTGGTCCTCGGCATCCTGATGGTGTCGGGCGTGTGGACGTCGCTCATGGTCCAGCTGCAGGGGGTGCTGCCCAGTGTCGAACTCCCGCTCTGA
- a CDS encoding MMPL family transporter: MSTLLYALGRWSYRHSWRVLVSWLLLLALAGGAAAVFMKGTDNAFSIPGTEAQEGIALLDRTFPQASGTSAQLIVVADEGESVEDEPYTTAIADTVAAFEDVDGVIAVTDPFDEMVSGLVSDDESAAVIRLQFDGQSTDVSAETKAELQDVADDMRDTLPDGAQVALGGDLFSTSVPALSLIEAAGVLIALFVLIVTFRSIAVAWFPLVSALIGVGLGIALIYVSTAFASISSTTPMLAIMLGLAVGIDYALFIVARHQDQVRSGVEPEESAARATGTAGSAVVFAGVTVLIALIGLGFAGIPFLTTMGIAAAVTVAIAVLVAVTLTPALLGFSKGRVVGWPRRASRRTSRRAAAAATATRTARPKRGFAERWVTGVTRHPVAVTVSVVVGLGILAVPAASLALALPNAGMQAESSPARQAYDLTAEHFGPGTNGPLIMTGTIVTSTDPLGLMDDLAAEVEKIPGVKEVALATPNQTADTGLIQIVPETAPDDPATAQLVRDLRAEHDRLLDEYGVDLKVTGFTAVGIDISDRLGAALLPFGLFVVGLSLVLLMIVFRSIWVPIKAAVGYLLSVLAAFGVVAAVFEWGWLADALHVTRTGPVISFMPIILMGVLFGLAMDYEVFLVSRMREDYVHARRAAGGRGTRTMAVGAVRSGFTASARVVTAAALIMFAVFAAFVPEGDSSLKPIALGLAVGIAVDAFIVRMTLVPAVMALLGDKAWWMPRWLDRILPHFDIEGEAVERELALTDWPEHDSTAIAVAEELSLTDEDVTVYDGVALRVEPGESLVVTSADPRRSRALLLGIAGRLAPTGGKLRVVGHLLPERAAWVRAHVAVALLEDAADPVTELSRAVRGGGRLIVIDGADVLTGAELDRAAAVLRDADPSAVIVSARDAAAARSLLIEARRVNAGILDLDHSRTAVTSEVTS, translated from the coding sequence GTGTCTACTCTGTTGTACGCCCTCGGCCGCTGGTCGTACCGCCACTCGTGGCGTGTCCTGGTGTCCTGGCTGCTGCTGCTCGCCCTGGCCGGCGGCGCTGCTGCCGTCTTCATGAAGGGCACGGACAACGCCTTCTCGATCCCGGGCACCGAGGCGCAGGAGGGCATCGCCCTGCTGGATCGGACGTTCCCGCAGGCGAGCGGCACGAGCGCGCAGCTCATCGTCGTCGCCGACGAGGGCGAGAGCGTCGAGGACGAGCCGTACACGACCGCGATCGCCGACACCGTCGCCGCCTTCGAGGACGTCGACGGCGTGATCGCCGTGACCGACCCGTTCGATGAGATGGTCTCCGGCCTGGTCTCCGACGATGAGTCGGCCGCGGTCATCCGACTGCAGTTCGACGGCCAGTCGACCGACGTCTCCGCCGAGACCAAGGCCGAGCTCCAGGACGTCGCCGACGACATGCGCGACACCCTTCCCGACGGCGCCCAGGTCGCGCTGGGCGGCGACCTCTTCTCCACCTCCGTCCCCGCACTCTCGCTCATCGAGGCCGCCGGCGTCCTGATCGCGCTGTTCGTGCTGATCGTCACATTCCGCTCCATCGCCGTGGCCTGGTTCCCCCTGGTCAGCGCGCTGATCGGCGTCGGGCTCGGCATCGCGCTCATCTACGTCTCGACCGCGTTCGCCTCCATCTCGTCGACCACGCCGATGCTCGCGATCATGCTGGGGCTCGCCGTCGGCATCGACTACGCCCTGTTCATCGTCGCGCGACATCAGGACCAGGTGCGCTCGGGCGTCGAGCCGGAGGAGTCCGCCGCGCGCGCGACCGGCACGGCCGGCTCGGCGGTGGTCTTCGCCGGCGTCACCGTGCTCATCGCCCTCATCGGCCTCGGCTTCGCCGGCATCCCGTTCCTCACCACCATGGGCATCGCCGCGGCGGTCACCGTGGCGATCGCCGTGCTCGTCGCCGTCACCCTGACGCCTGCGCTGCTCGGGTTCTCGAAGGGCCGCGTCGTCGGCTGGCCGCGCCGCGCGAGCCGGCGCACGAGCCGGCGCGCAGCCGCCGCGGCGACCGCGACGCGCACCGCCCGCCCGAAGCGCGGCTTCGCCGAGCGCTGGGTCACCGGCGTCACCCGGCACCCCGTCGCCGTCACGGTCTCCGTCGTGGTCGGCCTCGGCATCCTCGCCGTACCCGCCGCGAGCCTCGCGCTCGCTCTGCCGAACGCCGGCATGCAGGCCGAGTCGAGCCCGGCCCGTCAGGCCTACGACCTGACCGCAGAGCACTTCGGCCCCGGCACCAACGGACCGCTCATCATGACCGGCACGATCGTGACGTCCACGGATCCGCTCGGCCTCATGGACGACCTGGCCGCCGAGGTCGAGAAGATCCCGGGCGTCAAGGAGGTCGCCCTGGCGACCCCCAACCAGACGGCCGACACCGGGCTCATCCAGATCGTTCCCGAGACCGCACCGGACGACCCGGCGACCGCCCAGCTCGTCCGCGACCTGCGCGCCGAGCACGACCGCCTGCTCGACGAGTACGGCGTCGACCTGAAGGTCACCGGCTTCACCGCCGTCGGCATCGACATCTCCGACCGACTCGGGGCGGCGCTGCTGCCCTTCGGCCTGTTCGTCGTCGGTCTCTCGCTGGTCCTCCTCATGATCGTGTTCCGCTCGATCTGGGTGCCGATCAAGGCGGCGGTCGGGTACCTGCTCTCGGTGCTCGCGGCGTTCGGCGTCGTGGCGGCCGTGTTCGAGTGGGGCTGGCTCGCCGACGCGCTGCACGTCACCCGCACCGGCCCGGTGATCAGCTTCATGCCGATCATCCTGATGGGCGTCCTGTTCGGCCTGGCCATGGACTACGAGGTCTTCCTCGTCTCCCGGATGCGGGAGGACTACGTCCACGCACGCCGCGCCGCAGGCGGGCGCGGAACCCGCACCATGGCCGTCGGCGCCGTGCGCTCCGGGTTCACCGCATCCGCTCGCGTCGTCACCGCCGCCGCGCTCATCATGTTCGCCGTCTTCGCCGCATTCGTCCCGGAGGGCGACTCGTCGCTCAAGCCGATCGCGCTGGGGCTCGCCGTCGGCATCGCGGTGGATGCGTTCATCGTGCGCATGACCTTGGTCCCGGCCGTGATGGCCCTGCTCGGCGACAAGGCGTGGTGGATGCCGCGGTGGCTCGACCGCATCCTCCCCCACTTCGACATCGAGGGCGAAGCCGTCGAGCGCGAGCTCGCACTGACCGACTGGCCCGAGCACGACTCGACCGCGATCGCGGTGGCCGAGGAGCTCAGCCTGACCGACGAGGACGTCACCGTGTACGACGGCGTCGCCCTGCGCGTCGAGCCGGGCGAGTCCCTCGTCGTCACCTCCGCCGATCCGCGCCGCTCGCGGGCGCTGCTGCTCGGCATCGCCGGCCGGCTCGCGCCCACCGGCGGCAAGCTGCGCGTCGTGGGCCACCTGCTCCCCGAGCGCGCCGCCTGGGTGCGTGCGCACGTGGCCGTGGCGCTCCTCGAGGACGCTGCCGACCCCGTGACCGAACTCAGCCGCGCCGTCCGCGGAGGCGGCCGCCTCATCGTCATCGACGGCGCCGATGTCCTCACCGGCGCGGAGCTCGATCGCGCCGCCGCCGTGCTCCGCGACGCCGACCCGTCGGCCGTCATCGTGTCGGCACGCGATGCCGCCGCCGCCCGCTCCCTGCTGATCGAGGCGCGCCGCGTGAACGCCGGCATCCTCGACCTCGACCATTCCCGCACCGCTGTGACTTCGGAGGTCACCTCATGA
- a CDS encoding PadR family transcriptional regulator, with protein MSENEILDTHLQELRRGTVVLACLRTLAVPGYGYGLLEQLGERGFDTDANTLYPLLRRLEKQGFLTSEWNTDEARPRKFYRTSAAGTRLAATLTTEFHAIAAAIASLPEE; from the coding sequence GTGAGCGAGAACGAGATCCTCGATACCCATCTGCAGGAACTGCGGCGCGGCACGGTCGTGCTCGCCTGCCTGCGGACGCTGGCGGTCCCCGGATACGGCTACGGACTGCTCGAGCAGCTGGGCGAGCGCGGCTTCGACACCGATGCCAACACGCTGTACCCGCTGCTGCGGCGCCTCGAGAAGCAGGGATTCCTCACGAGCGAGTGGAACACCGACGAGGCGAGGCCCCGCAAGTTCTACCGCACCAGCGCGGCCGGCACGCGGCTCGCTGCGACCCTCACCACCGAGTTCCACGCGATCGCCGC
- the resB gene encoding cytochrome c biogenesis protein ResB → MSNSRSDRAPVEGTLRPADHADSAAESAADRITQPALGPIGWLRWGWRQLTSMRTALVLLLLLAIAAVPGSLVPQRSADPNGVTQYYVDNPDLAPVLDKLQLFDVYSSAWFSAIYILLFISLIGCVIPRTSHHWKALRARPPRTPARLSRLDDHRSSIVELAPGADADAAAEAATRLAAEQLRASGYRVERYDAQGALSVSAERGYLRETGNLVFHSALVGVLIAVGVGGGLTYTGQAVIVEGGAFVNTMLDYASFNPGRFVDEDKLSPYSLTLDEFDVTYQPAGTNAAGQAGDFAANLTVQVPGEDPAEGVVRVNSPLHIEGDAVYLMGNGYAPTITIRDADGDVVFSESVPFLPQDTNMTSLGVVKVTDGMPEQLGLVGFFYPTQFLMDTGAATSVYPSLTNPVVTLNVYAGDLGIDDGTPRSVYTLDPTGMEQLTGGKTGVDSIELAPGETSDLPNGLGTVTFENEAPAGADGYEESVKRFVSLSIHRDVAAPWVLGFAILALTGLVTALFVPRRRMWVKVVREGGALHVEYAGLARGEDPTLGGAVDQLQQRHGDALERALRDADGADRPEGAASAPA, encoded by the coding sequence GTGTCGAACTCCCGCTCTGACCGGGCTCCCGTCGAGGGGACGCTGCGCCCCGCCGACCACGCCGACTCCGCCGCGGAGTCCGCGGCCGACCGGATCACCCAGCCCGCGCTCGGCCCCATCGGCTGGCTGCGCTGGGGCTGGCGCCAGCTCACCTCGATGCGCACCGCGCTCGTGCTGCTGCTGCTGCTCGCGATCGCCGCGGTGCCCGGCTCGCTCGTGCCGCAGCGCAGCGCCGACCCCAACGGCGTGACGCAGTACTACGTCGACAACCCCGACCTCGCACCCGTCCTCGACAAGCTGCAGCTGTTCGATGTGTACAGCTCGGCGTGGTTCTCGGCGATCTACATCCTGCTGTTCATCTCGCTGATCGGCTGCGTGATCCCGCGCACGTCCCACCACTGGAAGGCGCTGCGGGCTCGTCCGCCGCGCACTCCCGCACGGCTCTCGCGTCTCGACGACCACCGGTCGTCGATCGTCGAGCTGGCCCCCGGCGCCGATGCCGACGCCGCCGCGGAGGCGGCGACCCGGCTCGCGGCCGAGCAGCTGCGGGCGTCCGGGTATCGCGTGGAGCGCTACGACGCGCAGGGCGCGCTGTCGGTGTCGGCCGAGCGCGGCTACCTGCGCGAGACGGGCAACCTCGTGTTCCACTCCGCGCTGGTCGGCGTGCTGATCGCCGTCGGCGTCGGCGGCGGGCTGACCTACACGGGGCAGGCCGTCATCGTCGAGGGCGGCGCGTTCGTCAACACGATGCTCGACTACGCCTCGTTCAACCCCGGACGGTTCGTCGACGAGGACAAGCTCTCGCCCTACTCCCTCACGCTCGACGAGTTCGACGTCACCTATCAGCCGGCCGGCACCAACGCGGCAGGGCAGGCGGGCGACTTCGCCGCGAACCTGACCGTGCAGGTGCCTGGTGAGGATCCTGCCGAGGGCGTCGTCCGGGTGAACAGCCCGCTGCACATCGAGGGCGACGCGGTGTACCTGATGGGCAACGGGTACGCGCCGACCATCACCATCCGCGACGCCGACGGCGATGTCGTGTTCAGCGAATCGGTGCCCTTCCTGCCGCAGGACACCAACATGACCTCGCTCGGCGTCGTCAAGGTCACCGACGGCATGCCCGAGCAGCTCGGGCTCGTCGGCTTCTTCTACCCGACCCAGTTCCTCATGGACACCGGCGCCGCGACGTCGGTGTACCCCTCGCTGACCAACCCGGTCGTCACCCTGAACGTGTATGCGGGCGACCTGGGCATCGACGACGGCACACCCCGCTCGGTCTACACGCTCGACCCCACCGGCATGGAGCAGCTCACCGGCGGCAAGACCGGGGTCGACTCGATCGAGCTGGCCCCCGGCGAGACCTCGGACCTCCCGAACGGTCTCGGCACCGTGACGTTCGAGAACGAGGCGCCCGCCGGCGCGGACGGCTACGAGGAGTCGGTGAAGCGGTTCGTGTCGCTGTCGATCCACCGCGACGTCGCGGCCCCCTGGGTGCTGGGCTTCGCGATCCTCGCGCTGACCGGGCTGGTCACCGCGCTCTTCGTGCCGCGCCGCCGGATGTGGGTGAAGGTCGTCCGCGAGGGCGGTGCCCTGCACGTCGAATACGCCGGTCTCGCCCGCGGCGAGGACCCCACTCTGGGCGGGGCGGTCGACCAGCTGCAGCAGCGCCACGGCGACGCCCTCGAGCGCGCGCTGCGCGACGCGGACGGCGCCGATCGGCCAGAGGGCGCAGCATCCGCTCCCGCGTAG
- a CDS encoding YhgE/Pip domain-containing protein: protein MTLPIERSRSRRPVTWLTIIGVVLLPVVIGGILIGSLYNPTERLDNLSAAIVNNDDPVTIDGQTVPLGRQLTAGLVDGSDELESNLTWTISNTEDAEEGLADGTYNAIITIPENFSAAATSTMPDSTPEQATIQVTTPPDSLIVDDAITSQVATTAASLLGEQLSAGYLENVLMGFTTLGDKLGDAADGAGQLADGADQAAEGTISLADGIAQLSGGVGQLAGGASELAAGADGIASGAAPLASGAHQLADGTAATAAGLDKWATGARGIADGQAGLADGLDQIAAGVSGLPDVPPELADAADELAANSEAITGTVTDAADQLAALSADCVAEGGSAELCDAVAQVSARVNDALPTVTGILANSDQIADGVRQLTAFEPTLVAALQQSADGAHSLAAGSDKLADGAAKSADGLGTIAGGLSAVASGVGQLGDGAATWSAGARTWATGAQTLATKTAEAATGADTLADGVGEIADGTGELATGLDTAVDGIPSYTDAEAADLAGVVANPVVAEGAGTELFGASAVPLLATIALWFGALATFIALQAVSRRTLVSRQPSALLALRALAPAAGLGALQGLLVAGVVQLAASYTWAEWSVFAGVAVVAGVAFATINQALLAVFGGAGRWVSALIGVLAVATGVVSTVPGLLSGIAALMPTAPAYNAMVGALTAASGVGAGLAGLVIWSVLGFITTVIVVSRRRTTSVRALMAASPVTA, encoded by the coding sequence ATGACGCTCCCCATCGAACGCTCCCGCTCGCGGCGCCCCGTGACGTGGCTGACGATCATCGGCGTGGTGCTGCTGCCCGTCGTGATCGGCGGCATCCTCATCGGGTCGCTGTACAACCCGACCGAGCGACTGGACAACCTCTCCGCGGCGATCGTGAACAACGATGACCCCGTGACCATCGACGGCCAGACGGTGCCGCTCGGCCGCCAGCTGACGGCGGGCCTCGTCGACGGCTCGGATGAGCTGGAGAGCAACCTGACCTGGACGATCTCGAACACCGAGGACGCCGAAGAGGGCCTGGCCGACGGCACCTACAACGCGATCATCACGATCCCGGAGAACTTCTCGGCCGCGGCCACCTCGACGATGCCCGACAGCACCCCCGAGCAGGCGACCATCCAGGTCACGACGCCGCCGGACAGCCTCATCGTCGACGACGCGATCACCTCGCAGGTCGCCACCACCGCCGCCTCCCTCCTGGGCGAGCAGCTGTCGGCGGGCTACCTCGAGAACGTGCTGATGGGCTTCACCACGCTCGGCGACAAGCTGGGCGACGCCGCAGACGGCGCCGGCCAGCTGGCTGACGGAGCCGACCAGGCCGCCGAGGGCACGATCTCCCTCGCCGACGGCATCGCGCAGCTCTCCGGCGGTGTCGGGCAGCTCGCCGGCGGAGCGAGCGAGCTCGCCGCCGGCGCGGACGGCATCGCCTCCGGTGCCGCACCGCTCGCCTCCGGCGCGCACCAGCTGGCCGACGGCACCGCAGCGACCGCGGCGGGCCTCGACAAGTGGGCGACCGGCGCTCGTGGCATCGCGGACGGTCAGGCCGGGCTGGCTGACGGCCTCGACCAGATCGCCGCCGGCGTCTCGGGCCTGCCCGACGTGCCGCCTGAGCTCGCCGATGCCGCTGACGAGCTCGCGGCCAACAGCGAGGCGATCACGGGCACGGTGACCGATGCGGCCGACCAGCTCGCCGCGCTGTCCGCCGACTGTGTCGCCGAGGGCGGATCCGCCGAGCTCTGCGACGCCGTCGCGCAGGTGTCGGCACGCGTGAACGATGCTCTGCCGACCGTGACCGGCATCCTCGCCAACTCCGACCAGATCGCGGACGGGGTTCGTCAGCTCACCGCGTTCGAGCCGACTCTCGTCGCGGCACTCCAGCAGTCGGCCGACGGCGCGCACAGCCTCGCCGCCGGCTCGGACAAGCTCGCCGACGGCGCCGCCAAGAGCGCCGACGGCCTCGGCACCATCGCAGGAGGTCTGTCGGCCGTCGCGAGCGGCGTCGGTCAGCTCGGCGACGGCGCAGCGACCTGGAGTGCCGGCGCACGGACCTGGGCCACCGGCGCGCAGACGCTTGCGACGAAGACGGCGGAGGCCGCCACCGGCGCGGACACGCTCGCCGACGGCGTCGGGGAGATCGCGGACGGCACCGGGGAGCTCGCCACCGGGCTCGACACGGCGGTCGACGGCATCCCGTCGTACACCGATGCCGAGGCGGCTGACCTGGCAGGCGTCGTCGCCAACCCGGTCGTCGCGGAAGGCGCGGGCACCGAGCTCTTCGGCGCTTCGGCCGTGCCGCTCCTCGCGACCATCGCCCTCTGGTTCGGCGCGCTGGCGACCTTCATCGCCCTCCAGGCCGTGAGCCGTCGCACCCTCGTGTCGCGTCAGCCCTCGGCACTGCTCGCGCTGCGTGCACTCGCACCCGCAGCGGGGCTCGGCGCGCTCCAGGGCCTGCTCGTCGCCGGAGTCGTGCAGCTGGCCGCGAGCTACACCTGGGCCGAATGGTCGGTCTTCGCGGGCGTGGCCGTGGTCGCGGGTGTCGCCTTCGCCACGATCAACCAGGCGCTGCTCGCGGTGTTCGGCGGCGCGGGCCGCTGGGTCTCCGCCCTGATCGGCGTCCTCGCGGTCGCGACGGGCGTGGTCTCGACGGTGCCCGGTCTCCTGTCCGGCATCGCCGCGCTGATGCCGACGGCGCCCGCGTACAACGCGATGGTCGGTGCTCTCACCGCCGCGTCGGGCGTGGGCGCGGGACTGGCCGGTCTCGTGATCTGGTCGGTGCTCGGGTTCATCACCACCGTGATCGTGGTCAGCCGCCGGCGGACGACGTCGGTGCGGGCGCTGATGGCGGCATCCCCCGTCACCGCCTGA
- a CDS encoding o-succinylbenzoate synthase: protein MTLPPLTELLASARVVALPLATRFRGIDVREAVLLEGPQGWTEFSPFTEYDDEEAATWLAAAIDYGWREQPPALRTEIPVNATVPAVAAASVAEILARFDGCRTAKVKVAERGQSLDEDVARVHAVRAAMGPEGRIRVDANGGWNLDEAEHAIHALADCDLEYVEQPCASIEELAELRRRVKYMGIPIAADESVRKAADPLAVARAGAADLLVVKAQPLGGVRRALEIVSEAGLPAVVSSALDTSVGLAMGVSLAAALPDLTYDCGLGTAALLAGDVTATPLLPRGGMLPVGRVGADPSLLDEFAAPADREQWWHERIARCHAVLSAAAPR, encoded by the coding sequence CTGACGCTCCCGCCGCTGACCGAGCTCCTCGCGTCGGCCCGTGTGGTCGCCCTCCCGCTGGCGACCCGCTTCCGCGGCATCGACGTGCGCGAGGCGGTGCTCCTCGAGGGCCCGCAGGGGTGGACGGAGTTCTCTCCGTTCACCGAGTACGACGACGAGGAGGCGGCCACCTGGCTCGCCGCCGCGATCGACTACGGATGGCGTGAGCAGCCGCCGGCGCTGCGGACCGAGATCCCGGTCAACGCGACAGTCCCCGCGGTCGCGGCAGCATCCGTCGCAGAGATCCTCGCCCGCTTCGACGGGTGCCGCACCGCGAAGGTGAAGGTCGCCGAGCGCGGCCAGAGCCTGGACGAGGACGTCGCCCGCGTGCACGCCGTGCGCGCCGCCATGGGACCCGAGGGTCGCATCCGCGTCGATGCCAACGGCGGATGGAACCTCGATGAGGCCGAGCACGCGATCCACGCGCTGGCCGACTGCGACCTCGAGTACGTCGAGCAGCCGTGCGCGAGCATCGAGGAGCTCGCCGAGCTGCGTCGGCGCGTGAAGTACATGGGCATCCCCATCGCGGCGGACGAGAGCGTCCGCAAGGCCGCTGACCCGCTCGCGGTCGCTCGAGCGGGCGCCGCGGACCTGCTGGTCGTGAAGGCGCAGCCGCTCGGCGGCGTCCGCCGCGCTCTCGAGATCGTGTCGGAGGCCGGCCTGCCTGCCGTCGTGTCCAGCGCCCTGGACACCTCGGTCGGCCTCGCGATGGGCGTCTCGCTCGCCGCGGCGCTGCCCGACCTGACGTACGACTGCGGGCTCGGCACCGCGGCACTGCTCGCCGGCGACGTGACGGCCACTCCCCTGCTGCCGCGTGGAGGGATGCTGCCGGTCGGCCGCGTCGGCGCAGACCCGTCACTGCTCGATGAGTTCGCCGCGCCGGCGGACCGGGAACAGTGGTGGCACGAGCGGATCGCCCGCTGCCACGCCGTGCTCAGCGCCGCGGCGCCTCGATGA
- the ccsB gene encoding c-type cytochrome biogenesis protein CcsB, with protein sequence MTGTETLTLDDVSVLLVWTAITIYALAFIAYAVDLSRRGALAVEAKDAATRQRELVGVGGRETISQVRAAEQVADAELSARPGERPRLLWARIGTSLTVLGFLFHVAGDITRGIAAGRVPWSNMYEFSLTGTMLIVAVYLVVLLRYDLRFLGTFITGLVVILLGGASLAFYVEVVPLMDPLKSVWLVIHVFVASLATALFSLAFGLSVLQLMQTRREAKAIAAVEGDAPAGGPRFLRTLPSSDALESLAYRFAIIGFIFWTFTLIAGSIWANDAWGRYWGFDTKEVWTFVIWVLYAGYIHARATRGWRGSRSAWLSIIGFSAVLFNFTIVNMFFKGLHAYSGLS encoded by the coding sequence ATGACCGGTACGGAAACCCTCACGCTCGACGACGTCTCGGTGCTGCTGGTCTGGACGGCGATCACGATCTACGCGCTCGCGTTCATCGCGTACGCGGTCGACCTGTCGCGCCGCGGCGCTCTCGCCGTCGAGGCGAAGGATGCGGCGACCCGCCAGCGCGAGCTGGTCGGGGTCGGCGGGCGCGAGACGATCTCACAGGTGCGCGCGGCCGAGCAGGTCGCCGACGCCGAGCTGTCGGCCCGGCCGGGGGAGCGCCCCCGCCTGCTGTGGGCGCGGATCGGGACGTCGCTGACGGTGCTCGGGTTCCTGTTCCACGTGGCCGGCGACATCACGCGCGGCATCGCCGCGGGGCGCGTGCCGTGGTCGAACATGTACGAGTTCTCGCTCACCGGCACGATGCTCATCGTGGCCGTGTACCTCGTCGTGCTGCTGCGCTACGACCTGCGGTTCCTCGGCACGTTCATCACCGGGCTCGTCGTGATCCTGCTGGGCGGTGCGAGCCTGGCGTTCTACGTCGAGGTCGTGCCGCTGATGGACCCGCTGAAGTCGGTGTGGCTCGTCATCCACGTCTTCGTCGCCTCACTTGCGACCGCGCTGTTCTCGCTCGCCTTCGGTCTCTCGGTGCTGCAGCTCATGCAGACGCGGCGTGAGGCGAAGGCCATCGCCGCCGTCGAGGGCGACGCGCCTGCCGGCGGACCGCGCTTCCTGCGGACACTGCCCAGCTCGGATGCGCTCGAGTCGCTGGCCTACCGCTTCGCGATCATCGGCTTCATCTTCTGGACCTTCACCCTCATCGCCGGCTCCATCTGGGCCAATGACGCGTGGGGCCGCTACTGGGGCTTCGACACGAAGGAAGTCTGGACCTTCGTGATCTGGGTGCTCTACGCGGGCTACATCCACGCGCGGGCCACGCGCGGCTGGCGCGGGTCGCGGTCGGCCTGGCTGTCGATCATCGGCTTCTCGGCGGTGCTGTTCAACTTCACCATCGTGAACATGTTCTTCAAGGGCCTGCACGCGTACTCCGGCCTGAGCTGA
- a CDS encoding TetR/AcrR family transcriptional regulator: MTDPAAPPSRRRETTRAKLLDAAAQLFAEVGLDAASVEAICERAGFTRGAFYSNFASKDELFLELAGQVATARMEAVRARIAELECEGALGAQITDLAAIIPLVLDVSVADHVGVMLMSEIRINALRSPELAAAYLAQDAEMRTSVAQLITEIVESNQLVLRVEAADAARLMLTAWEGESVRATMAGLAYEEVAQRTNDVLALMIRLIIEAPRR; encoded by the coding sequence ATGACGGATCCGGCCGCCCCGCCCAGCCGTCGACGGGAGACCACCAGGGCGAAGCTGCTCGACGCCGCCGCCCAGCTGTTCGCCGAGGTCGGCCTGGACGCCGCCTCGGTCGAGGCGATCTGCGAGCGTGCCGGGTTCACCCGCGGGGCGTTCTACTCGAACTTCGCCTCGAAGGACGAGCTCTTCCTCGAGCTCGCCGGCCAGGTGGCCACCGCGCGCATGGAGGCCGTCCGCGCGCGCATCGCCGAGCTCGAGTGCGAGGGTGCTCTCGGCGCGCAGATCACCGACCTCGCGGCGATCATCCCCCTGGTCCTCGACGTGTCGGTGGCCGACCACGTCGGCGTCATGCTGATGAGCGAGATCCGCATCAACGCGCTGCGCTCACCGGAGCTGGCCGCCGCCTACCTCGCGCAGGACGCGGAGATGCGCACGAGTGTCGCGCAGCTGATCACGGAGATCGTCGAGTCCAACCAGCTCGTCCTGCGGGTCGAGGCCGCCGACGCGGCGCGGCTCATGCTCACCGCATGGGAGGGCGAATCGGTGCGGGCCACGATGGCGGGACTCGCCTACGAAGAGGTCGCCCAGCGCACCAATGACGTGCTCGCGCTGATGATCCGGCTGATCATCGAGGCGCCGCGGCGCTGA